Proteins encoded by one window of Hafnia alvei:
- a CDS encoding ABC transporter substrate-binding protein, which translates to MAGNIFMGRKILASLALMGATMCTAQAADAVTVGSKIDTEGSLLGNLIVQTLDANGIKTVNKTQLGTTKVLRGAIAAGEIDIYPEYTGNGAFFFADEKDPAWKNAQQGYEKVKQLDLAKNQIVWLTPAPANNTWSIAVRNDVAQQNHLESLDDLGRWLKQGGKFKLAASAEFIERPDALPAFETAYGFKLDQDQLLSLAGGDTAVTIKAAAEQTSGVNGAMAYGTDGPVAALGLKTLSDPKGVQPIYAPTPIVREATLKAHPEIAAVLKPVFESLDGPTLQKLNAKIAVDGQDAKKVAAKYLKDKGFVKS; encoded by the coding sequence ATGGCAGGAAATATATTTATGGGACGTAAGATTCTGGCATCTTTGGCGTTAATGGGCGCGACGATGTGCACCGCACAGGCGGCCGATGCAGTAACGGTGGGCTCTAAAATTGATACCGAAGGTTCACTGTTGGGCAATCTCATTGTGCAAACCTTGGACGCAAACGGCATCAAAACGGTAAACAAAACCCAGCTTGGCACCACCAAAGTTTTACGGGGTGCGATCGCCGCGGGCGAAATTGATATTTACCCAGAATATACCGGCAATGGGGCTTTCTTCTTTGCCGACGAAAAAGATCCAGCATGGAAAAATGCTCAGCAAGGCTATGAAAAAGTGAAGCAGCTCGATTTGGCGAAGAACCAAATTGTCTGGTTGACGCCAGCACCGGCTAACAATACGTGGAGTATCGCGGTGCGCAACGACGTGGCGCAGCAAAACCATCTGGAATCGTTAGACGATTTAGGTAGGTGGCTGAAGCAGGGCGGTAAATTTAAGCTGGCCGCGTCGGCTGAGTTTATCGAACGCCCTGATGCATTACCGGCGTTTGAAACGGCCTATGGTTTCAAACTGGATCAAGATCAGCTGTTGTCTCTGGCCGGTGGCGATACCGCAGTGACGATTAAAGCGGCCGCGGAGCAAACTTCAGGCGTTAACGGCGCGATGGCGTACGGCACCGATGGCCCCGTTGCCGCATTAGGTTTGAAAACGCTTAGCGATCCTAAAGGCGTGCAGCCAATCTACGCGCCAACGCCAATCGTGCGCGAGGCTACGCTGAAAGCACATCCCGAAATCGCGGCCGTGCTGAAACCGGTATTTGAATCTCTTGATGGCCCAACGCTGCAAAAACTGAACGCTAAAATTGCCGTTGATGGGCAAGATGCGAAGAAAGTCGCAGCAAAATACCTGAAAGATAAGGGATTTGTTAAGTCTTAA
- the hemF gene encoding oxygen-dependent coproporphyrinogen oxidase, with protein sequence MSKPSSAQVKAFLLSLQDSLCQQIAAADGQSMFREDNWQREAGGGGRSRVLTQGAVFEQAGVNFSHVTGGQLPASATAHRPELAGRSFEAMGVSLVIHPLNPYVPTSHANVRFFIAEKEGEEPVWWFGGGFDLTPFYPFKEDVLHWHRTARDLCQPFGEEVYPRYKKWCDEYFFIKHRQESRGVGGLFFDDLNTPDFDRCFDFMQAVGNGFNAAYLPIVAKRKDTPFGERERQFQLYRRGRYVEFNLVWDRGTLFGLQTGGRTESILMSMPPLVRWEYDFHPEPNSPEAALERDFLPVQDWLKEE encoded by the coding sequence ATGAGCAAGCCTTCTTCTGCGCAGGTAAAAGCTTTTTTGCTGAGCCTGCAGGATTCTCTTTGTCAGCAAATTGCTGCCGCCGATGGGCAATCCATGTTTCGTGAGGATAACTGGCAGCGCGAGGCCGGTGGCGGCGGACGCAGCCGCGTGCTGACTCAGGGTGCCGTGTTTGAGCAGGCTGGCGTCAATTTCTCCCACGTTACCGGTGGGCAACTCCCCGCCTCGGCCACCGCGCACCGTCCTGAATTAGCCGGACGCAGTTTCGAAGCGATGGGCGTATCGTTAGTGATCCATCCACTTAATCCTTATGTCCCCACCAGCCATGCCAACGTGCGTTTTTTTATCGCTGAAAAAGAGGGTGAAGAGCCCGTGTGGTGGTTTGGCGGCGGTTTCGATCTCACCCCGTTTTATCCTTTCAAAGAAGACGTCCTGCATTGGCATCGAACCGCACGCGATCTGTGTCAGCCGTTTGGCGAAGAGGTGTATCCGCGCTATAAAAAGTGGTGCGATGAGTATTTCTTTATCAAACATCGTCAGGAATCACGCGGCGTGGGTGGCCTGTTCTTTGACGATTTAAATACCCCTGATTTCGATCGCTGCTTTGATTTCATGCAAGCCGTGGGAAACGGTTTTAATGCCGCCTATCTGCCTATTGTGGCCAAGCGCAAAGACACCCCCTTCGGTGAACGCGAACGTCAGTTCCAGCTGTATCGTCGTGGCCGCTACGTTGAATTCAATTTGGTATGGGATCGCGGTACGCTGTTTGGCCTGCAAACCGGAGGAAGAACCGAATCTATTTTAATGTCGATGCCGCCGCTGGTTCGCTGGGAATATGATTTCCACCCTGAGCCCAATTCACCCGAGGCCGCGCTTGAGCGTGATTTTTTGCCGGTTCAAGACTGGCTAAAGGAAGAGTAA
- a CDS encoding ABC transporter permease: MMLALWQMPLLTQAANRLVSGTGMPLRDIIHGFAWILILPFPVLLILCFCPQNRLALWLIYLVSGALFAGLLLLIAWQAHLLAGDEDSLVRVSLGGGFWFIGALSLLSGADAVSRLTQSSGIRILAALLILAPIPILLLSGALDTLSLMKEYANRDDVFNQALGQHLTLLFSTLAAAVLIGVPLGIVAARCEKLRKPMFSVLNIIQTIPSIALFGLLIAPLAGLAQAWPWLGTLGISGIGVAPALIALVLYALLPLVRSVVAGIEQVPQPVIEAARGVGMTQSQILRKVELPLALPVVLSGVRIVAVQTVGMAVIAALIGAGGFGAIVFQGLLSSALDLVLLGVIPVVVMAVTVDTLFKFLVSRIEATRQ, translated from the coding sequence ATGATGTTGGCGCTCTGGCAAATGCCGCTGCTGACTCAGGCGGCAAACCGCTTGGTGTCTGGTACTGGTATGCCGCTAAGAGACATTATTCATGGCTTTGCATGGATTCTTATCCTACCGTTTCCTGTCTTGCTCATCCTTTGCTTCTGCCCACAAAACCGCCTTGCGCTATGGCTGATTTATCTCGTCAGCGGCGCATTGTTTGCAGGTTTGCTGCTCTTGATTGCATGGCAAGCACACCTGTTAGCCGGTGATGAAGATAGCTTGGTGCGCGTTTCTTTAGGCGGCGGATTTTGGTTTATCGGTGCGTTAAGTTTGCTGAGCGGTGCCGACGCCGTTAGCCGTTTAACTCAAAGCAGCGGGATACGTATTTTGGCAGCGCTGCTGATTTTGGCTCCGATACCGATCTTATTACTCAGCGGTGCGCTGGATACGCTTTCGCTGATGAAAGAATACGCCAACCGTGACGATGTGTTTAATCAGGCGCTTGGGCAACATCTCACGTTGCTGTTTAGTACGCTCGCGGCGGCAGTGCTCATCGGTGTGCCGCTTGGCATTGTTGCTGCGCGCTGTGAAAAACTGCGTAAGCCGATGTTTTCGGTGCTCAATATTATTCAGACCATCCCCTCAATTGCGCTATTTGGCTTGTTGATTGCGCCGCTTGCGGGATTAGCTCAGGCATGGCCATGGTTGGGAACGCTGGGTATTAGCGGAATTGGCGTTGCACCGGCGCTGATCGCCTTGGTGCTGTATGCGCTGTTGCCGCTGGTACGTAGCGTGGTTGCGGGAATTGAACAGGTTCCGCAGCCGGTGATTGAAGCGGCGCGCGGCGTGGGTATGACGCAAAGCCAAATCCTACGTAAGGTTGAATTACCTTTGGCCCTGCCCGTTGTGCTCAGCGGTGTGCGAATTGTGGCGGTTCAAACCGTGGGGATGGCGGTTATCGCCGCGCTGATCGGCGCGGGAGGATTTGGTGCCATCGTCTTCCAAGGCTTACTCAGCAGCGCGTTGGACCTGGTGTTGCTGGGGGTTATTCCGGTGGTTGTGATGGCGGTGACCGTAGATACCTTATTTAAATTTTTAGTTTCTCGAATTGAAGCGACGCGACAATGA
- a CDS encoding YaiI/YqxD family protein: MSEAKQIWVDADACPNVIKEVLFRAADRVGIFVTLVANQTIRTPPSRFIRSLRVEAGFDVADNEIVRRVNPGDLVITADIPLAAEVLEKGGVALNPRGELYTEANIKERLNMRDFMDTMRASGVQTGGPATLHQRDRQEFANQLDRWLQKR, from the coding sequence ATGTCAGAAGCAAAACAAATTTGGGTCGATGCCGATGCCTGCCCAAACGTGATCAAAGAGGTACTGTTTCGCGCCGCCGATCGCGTCGGGATATTTGTCACCTTGGTCGCTAACCAAACCATCCGCACTCCACCGTCGCGCTTTATTCGTAGCCTGCGCGTCGAAGCAGGTTTTGACGTTGCGGATAACGAAATTGTGCGTCGCGTCAATCCCGGTGATTTAGTCATCACCGCAGATATTCCGTTGGCAGCCGAAGTGCTGGAAAAAGGTGGCGTAGCGCTAAACCCTCGCGGTGAGCTTTATACCGAAGCCAACATTAAAGAACGCCTGAACATGCGTGATTTTATGGATACCATGCGCGCCAGCGGTGTACAAACCGGCGGCCCAGCGACGCTGCATCAGCGCGATAGACAAGAATTTGCCAACCAGCTCGATCGCTGGCTGCAAAAACGCTAA
- a CDS encoding ABC transporter permease: protein MQGKYHAITRRWYFDPLLWGIVLLIGLNSGMAHMGRLFSALFPELSRPVYQQDSFWSLTLAHVSLVAISSLIAVVIGVSAGLLVTHRGGREFRSMVETITAVGQTFPPVAVLAVAVPLMGFSPEPAVIALVLYGLLPILQGTISGIESVPAAVRETARGAGMNPWQILWRAEIPLAAPVILAGVRTSVIINIGTAAIASTVGVKTLGSPIIIGLSGFNTAYVIQGALLVALLAMITDAAFERWVNYLTRWRQVPPSTEG from the coding sequence ATGCAGGGGAAATATCATGCGATAACTCGACGCTGGTACTTCGATCCATTGCTGTGGGGGATCGTGCTGCTTATTGGGCTGAATAGCGGAATGGCGCACATGGGGCGTTTATTTAGCGCTTTATTTCCTGAGCTTTCACGGCCGGTGTATCAGCAAGACAGTTTTTGGTCGCTCACGCTGGCGCATGTTTCGCTAGTGGCGATTTCCAGTCTGATTGCCGTGGTGATTGGCGTGAGTGCAGGGCTATTGGTCACCCATCGCGGCGGACGCGAGTTTCGCTCAATGGTGGAAACTATCACGGCGGTGGGGCAAACATTTCCACCTGTGGCGGTGCTAGCGGTGGCGGTACCGCTGATGGGCTTCAGCCCTGAGCCCGCGGTGATTGCCTTGGTGCTGTATGGTTTGTTGCCGATTTTGCAGGGAACCATTAGCGGGATTGAATCGGTGCCTGCCGCGGTGCGAGAGACTGCCCGAGGGGCCGGAATGAATCCTTGGCAGATCCTGTGGCGAGCGGAAATTCCGTTAGCCGCGCCGGTGATTTTGGCCGGAGTGCGCACCTCCGTCATTATCAATATCGGCACCGCAGCTATTGCCTCAACGGTTGGGGTAAAAACGCTAGGTTCGCCTATTATTATTGGGCTAAGTGGTTTTAACACCGCTTACGTCATTCAGGGCGCATTGCTGGTGGCGCTATTGGCGATGATTACCGACGCGGCGTTTGAGCGCTGGGTAAATTATTTAACACGTTGGCGACAGGTGCCACCGTCGACAGAGGGATGA
- a CDS encoding phosphate/phosphite/phosphonate ABC transporter substrate-binding protein, protein MRVSLPMYGINRDDVELLWQGLSRWLAQEGEEDLPPHLCWPDDLYAHWQQPDLLLSQTCGYPLQETLSAKVDVVGVFRYRAPGCEGNDYRSFLVARKQDAGADIGSFLGRKAAYNSEDSQSGYNALRSVIAPLAHHGRFFASTLQTGSHRASLLAIKQGEADIAAIDCVTLALLQKAEPQCLSGLKIIGETPPAPGLPLITAAGNEARLLRLRRALKKMVEDPSMAAVRSRLLISGFSPISVDEYQRCSDMKLRAAALGVTRL, encoded by the coding sequence ATGCGGGTTTCGTTGCCGATGTATGGCATCAATCGCGATGATGTAGAGCTGCTCTGGCAGGGACTTTCTCGCTGGCTGGCGCAGGAGGGTGAAGAGGATTTGCCGCCTCATTTGTGCTGGCCGGATGATCTCTATGCACATTGGCAGCAGCCTGATTTATTGCTCAGCCAAACCTGCGGCTATCCGCTTCAGGAAACATTAAGTGCAAAAGTCGACGTCGTGGGGGTGTTTCGCTATCGCGCGCCGGGATGTGAGGGTAATGATTATCGTAGTTTTTTAGTGGCGAGAAAACAGGACGCCGGTGCCGATATTGGTTCGTTTTTAGGCCGCAAAGCGGCGTATAACAGCGAGGATTCCCAGTCCGGATACAATGCGTTGCGCTCGGTGATTGCGCCATTGGCGCACCATGGGCGCTTTTTTGCCAGCACGTTGCAGACCGGATCGCATCGTGCCTCGCTGTTGGCGATTAAACAGGGCGAAGCCGATATTGCCGCTATTGACTGCGTGACGCTGGCGCTGCTGCAAAAAGCGGAGCCGCAATGCCTGAGTGGTTTGAAAATTATCGGGGAAACGCCACCGGCGCCCGGTTTACCGTTGATTACCGCAGCGGGAAATGAAGCCCGTCTGCTGCGTTTGCGCCGTGCGCTGAAAAAAATGGTGGAAGATCCGTCAATGGCAGCGGTGCGATCGCGTTTATTGATTAGCGGTTTTAGCCCGATATCCGTGGATGAATATCAGCGTTGTAGCGATATGAAACTACGGGCAGCCGCGCTAGGCGTGACGCGGCTGTAA
- a CDS encoding fatty acid desaturase: protein MTSATSKTRTSHYLHAEQKSRIRLWQRQWLWRSELPTWCVLLAVYGGWALVVYHWQTLGKAVGTPLLIFIACWYMSLQHELIHGHPTRWPHVNQLLGLLPLAVWYPYGIYRDAHLAHHNDDSLTHPLDDPESYYFSESRWQHSSALWRGVIAFRNTFFGRILLGPALGIGALLKDELREIIRGNGKKITMWLIHLSLLALVLWIAQLAGMSAWWYLLAVSYPALGLAMVRSFYEHRAVDEPSARSIINEAAWPWRLLFLNLNYHIVHHDLPGLPWYGLRKAYLADRIEYQQRNHGFVVQGYSQWWRNYAWRAIEVTQHPLMGREEKGLIELSDANKHNNNDEEPLWQEIYLWDVRFWHLWR from the coding sequence ATGACATCAGCAACCAGCAAAACGCGAACTTCGCACTATCTGCATGCCGAGCAGAAAAGCCGTATTCGTTTATGGCAACGTCAATGGCTGTGGCGCAGCGAGCTTCCAACGTGGTGTGTGCTGCTCGCCGTGTATGGCGGATGGGCGCTGGTGGTTTACCACTGGCAGACGCTTGGCAAAGCCGTTGGAACACCGTTGCTGATATTCATCGCTTGCTGGTATATGTCATTACAGCATGAGCTTATCCACGGGCATCCAACACGTTGGCCGCACGTGAACCAATTACTTGGCCTGCTGCCGCTGGCGGTTTGGTATCCCTATGGAATTTACCGAGACGCCCATTTAGCCCATCACAACGATGACTCTTTAACTCATCCGCTGGACGATCCTGAGTCCTACTATTTTTCCGAGTCACGCTGGCAGCATTCATCGGCGCTATGGCGCGGCGTCATTGCGTTTCGAAATACCTTTTTTGGTCGGATTTTGTTGGGTCCTGCGCTGGGCATTGGCGCACTGCTCAAAGATGAGCTACGAGAAATAATTCGCGGTAATGGCAAAAAAATTACCATGTGGTTGATTCATCTTTCATTGCTGGCGTTAGTGCTCTGGATCGCCCAACTCGCGGGGATGTCAGCGTGGTGGTACCTGCTGGCGGTGAGCTATCCGGCCTTAGGACTTGCCATGGTTCGCTCGTTTTACGAGCACCGCGCAGTGGACGAACCCTCAGCTCGTTCTATTATTAATGAAGCAGCATGGCCTTGGCGGCTGCTTTTTCTCAATTTGAACTATCACATTGTTCATCATGATTTGCCGGGATTGCCTTGGTATGGGTTACGTAAAGCCTATCTGGCAGACCGCATCGAGTATCAGCAGCGTAATCACGGGTTTGTGGTGCAGGGCTATTCGCAGTGGTGGCGAAATTATGCGTGGCGCGCTATTGAGGTGACTCAACATCCCTTAATGGGGCGAGAAGAAAAGGGCTTAATCGAGCTTTCTGATGCAAACAAACACAATAACAATGATGAGGAACCGTTATGGCAGGAAATATATTTATGGGACGTAAGATTCTGGCATCTTTGGCGTTAA
- the amiA gene encoding N-acetylmuramoyl-L-alanine amidase AmiA, translating to MKNFSHFRLLPKYTSRRQFLLSGLAAMALAGSKIDAASASSTALTAKPAKKAPGARKVIMLDPGHGGIDPGAVGHQGAKEKHVVLEIAHYVRDHLREHGNIDVKMTREDDFFIPLYKRVEIAHQHQADLFVSIHADGFTSPTASGASVFALSNRGASSTMAKYMSQRENDADKVAGAKYADEDNNYLQQVLFDLVQTDTIKNSLTLGRHLLDHIKPVHHLHSQHTEQAAFAVLKSPSIPSVLVETSFITNHQEEQLLTSVAFRQQISQAIANGIVKYLDYFDAHERRRPS from the coding sequence ATGAAGAATTTCTCCCACTTCCGTTTATTGCCTAAATACACTTCCCGTCGTCAGTTCCTCCTGTCTGGATTGGCGGCGATGGCGCTGGCGGGAAGTAAAATCGACGCGGCCTCCGCCAGCAGCACCGCCTTAACGGCAAAACCGGCAAAAAAAGCACCGGGTGCTCGCAAGGTCATCATGCTCGATCCGGGTCACGGCGGCATCGATCCAGGGGCTGTGGGTCATCAAGGAGCCAAAGAGAAACATGTGGTGTTAGAGATTGCCCACTACGTGCGCGATCACCTGCGCGAACACGGCAATATTGACGTGAAAATGACGCGTGAAGATGATTTCTTTATCCCACTGTATAAGCGGGTAGAAATTGCCCATCAGCATCAGGCCGATCTGTTCGTTTCTATCCACGCCGATGGATTTACCAGCCCAACCGCATCAGGCGCATCGGTGTTTGCCCTCTCCAACCGCGGCGCGAGCAGCACGATGGCAAAATATATGTCGCAGCGCGAAAACGATGCCGACAAAGTGGCTGGGGCGAAATACGCCGATGAGGATAATAATTATCTTCAGCAGGTGCTGTTCGATTTGGTGCAAACCGACACCATCAAAAATAGCCTCACGCTAGGCCGACACCTGTTAGACCATATTAAACCGGTGCATCATCTGCACAGCCAGCATACCGAACAAGCCGCGTTTGCGGTTTTAAAATCACCGTCGATTCCCTCGGTGTTGGTTGAAACCTCGTTTATCACCAATCATCAGGAAGAACAGTTGTTAACCTCAGTGGCCTTCCGCCAGCAGATCTCGCAGGCTATCGCGAACGGCATCGTCAAATACCTCGACTATTTCGATGCCCACGAGCGTCGGCGTCCGAGTTAA
- a CDS encoding ABC transporter ATP-binding protein, whose amino-acid sequence MIHFKHVNKYFAGRPAVEDLSLHIAEGEFTVLIGTSGSGKSTTLKMINRLIDHDSGELTFAGQDISHFKPEALRRRMGYAIQSIGLFPHWTVEQNIATVPQLLKWPAARIRQRVTELMKMLSLDVAEFRHRYPHQLSGGQQQRVGVARALAADPEVLLMDEPFGALDPVTRTTLQQEIARIHTLLGRTIVLVTHDIDEALSLADRIVLMDAGKVVQQGTPQALLNQPINDFVRQFFGHSDVGIKLLGLDVVASRVRRGELLHGEPIRCDLNLRDAMSVFIYRQVDRLPVIDEAGQPVGVLYFADLVKKAEA is encoded by the coding sequence ATGATTCATTTCAAGCATGTTAATAAATACTTTGCCGGACGTCCGGCGGTAGAAGACCTCTCTTTGCATATTGCCGAGGGTGAATTTACCGTGCTGATCGGCACCTCTGGCTCGGGGAAATCGACCACGCTGAAAATGATCAATCGCTTAATCGATCATGACAGCGGTGAGCTAACCTTCGCCGGACAGGATATCAGTCATTTTAAGCCTGAGGCTTTGCGGCGGCGTATGGGATATGCCATTCAATCTATTGGATTATTTCCACATTGGACGGTTGAGCAAAATATTGCCACCGTGCCACAGCTGTTGAAGTGGCCCGCAGCCCGTATTCGCCAGCGCGTGACGGAGCTGATGAAAATGCTCAGTTTGGATGTGGCCGAGTTTCGCCATCGTTATCCGCATCAGCTTTCAGGGGGGCAGCAGCAGCGCGTGGGGGTGGCGAGAGCTTTGGCTGCCGATCCTGAAGTTTTACTGATGGATGAGCCTTTTGGCGCGCTCGATCCCGTTACTCGCACCACCTTGCAGCAGGAAATCGCCCGCATTCATACCTTGCTCGGCCGCACCATTGTTTTGGTGACTCACGATATTGATGAAGCGCTGAGTCTTGCCGACCGTATCGTGCTGATGGATGCCGGAAAAGTGGTTCAGCAGGGAACGCCGCAGGCGTTGCTGAATCAACCGATAAATGATTTTGTGCGCCAATTCTTTGGGCACAGCGACGTTGGGATCAAGCTGTTGGGATTAGACGTGGTGGCTTCCCGCGTGCGTCGCGGCGAACTTCTTCACGGTGAACCGATTCGCTGCGATCTTAATTTACGTGATGCGATGTCGGTCTTTATTTACCGTCAGGTTGACCGTTTACCCGTCATCGATGAAGCAGGGCAGCCGGTTGGCGTGCTCTATTTCGCCGACTTGGTGAAGAAAGCGGAGGCATGA